In Nocardioides nitrophenolicus, the genomic window CGCCTTCGAGAGGCTGCGGACCGACCTGCGACCGATCGAGAGGTTCAGCGACCTCGACCTTCAGTTCGTGGATCCCCCGCCGACCGGCCGCGCGCTGCCGAGCCATGTCGCCCATTCCGCGCGGGCCATCGTGCGGGCGGCCCTGCTCGCGAGCCTCGACGGCGGACAGGTGCGCCGCGTCCGGATCCACTGGGACTGCGACGGTCGCAACCTCCTCATCGGCGTCCGCGACGACGGCGCCGGCCGGCTCGCCGCCCACGACGACTCGCTGCGGTCGATCGCCGAGCGGGTCAGCATGCTGCACGGGACGCTGGGCGTGTCCTCCACCCCCGGCTGGGGCACCTCGATCGAGATCACCCTCCCGCTCGACCCGCCGCCCGAGCAGGAGCCGGCACTGGAGACCTACGCCCAGCTCACCGACCGCGAGCAGGACGTGCTCCGGCTGGTGGCGGCGGGGGCCCGGAACCGCGAGATCGCCGCGAAGCTCTCGATCAGTCCCAACACCGTGAAGTTCCACGTGTCGAACCTGCTGCGCAAGCTCGGTGCGCGCAGCCGCGCGGAGCTGGCGTCGCTGGCCCGGTGACCGACGCCGTACGCCGGCCGGCCGCCGTGGTCCGATCAGCGGACCGCCCCGCTTCCTGATCCGCGGCCCGGCAGCGGATGCTCAGGCGTGCTGCTCACGTCCGAGGCCGCCTCCGGGGTGCTCACCGTCGCCGACGCCCTCGCGGCGCGGGCGGAAGCCGCTCCCGACGGCGAGGTCGTCCGGTACGTCGGCGGTGAGCCGTGGACCGCCGGGGAGCTGTGGCGCCGTGCCCGGGCCTGGGCCGGCGGGCTCGATGGGGTCGTCGCGCCCGGTGACGTCGTGCTGACCGCCGCCGAGGCCGGACCGGACGCCATCGCCCTGACCGCGGCGGTGTCCGCGCTCGGCGCGGTGGAGCTGCCGATCGCTCCCGACGCCGACGCGCGCTGGACGCACCACCTGACCGTGACGACCCGGGCGGTCGCGGTCCTCGCCACAGCCGCCCGGGTCACCGCCCAACCGCTGCTGACCGCGCTCGCCACCGCCGCCGGCCTGCCGCTGCTGCGGGTCGACGTCGACCTCCCCGAAGGCCGGGACGACCTGCCCGCGCGGCCGCCGCGGGCGATGGCGCCCACCGACCCGGTGC contains:
- a CDS encoding LuxR C-terminal-related transcriptional regulator; amino-acid sequence: MRTDQDRSAIESAAAQRQLEIHAQAIAEQADRHSVTLESVLAILRSPDLSDKAARTLAIDTAVAALVDIRTTTDRRERTLLEPVVGAFERLRTDLRPIERFSDLDLQFVDPPPTGRALPSHVAHSARAIVRAALLASLDGGQVRRVRIHWDCDGRNLLIGVRDDGAGRLAAHDDSLRSIAERVSMLHGTLGVSSTPGWGTSIEITLPLDPPPEQEPALETYAQLTDREQDVLRLVAAGARNREIAAKLSISPNTVKFHVSNLLRKLGARSRAELASLAR